Proteins encoded in a region of the Paenibacillus sp. W2I17 genome:
- a CDS encoding PucR family transcriptional regulator, translating into MRNDRVFTIKDILARPVFGRARLAAGKDGVNRQVGWVHVLEITNVSPFVSPHDLILSTGLWLQSEEGREEYLLQLIGSEAAGLCVEFGTSIYGIPEELIELADRHQFPLIVFEQPVRFVEITQDIHSLLINHQHQLLKSLEAYSRQLQQRTLQSTDMSAVLNLLYEYATKPVVYISSMEPGSFVPELVPEMEQAIYTWYEQEVEHLDLNDSDTELWFHIDEEKALLCHPVVCFGQVFSAVGMIVHPAAPVEYLKLLLDYTAKAAAALTLRSQFLEEKMVRNQNELIQDLMSGNIHQEEQAQTRMGLRLLVKGQYWFAGGVIEIEHRLKGTGRERMEANHQDVLVLLRSLLKKNNLPSLIMLKNNQVYLCCAKEAVTAAARHQLLRLLEGIAQDVKRFASRNLKQVMIHVGFGKLRNRLTSLPESLQEAYQVIEVSRSVDSMEHVHFYERMGIYQMLKALPQSFLQPFVQDHLGMLIEHDQTHHLRLVETLDAYLQNFGSKRDAAAQLFIHRQTLYNRLEKLEELMGPGYMDQERRICLEMALLAHAMIEKGSGNPLDGVI; encoded by the coding sequence TTGCGAAATGACCGTGTGTTTACGATCAAAGATATCCTTGCACGTCCGGTATTTGGCCGAGCACGACTAGCGGCAGGGAAGGATGGAGTGAACCGTCAGGTTGGCTGGGTTCATGTATTGGAGATTACAAATGTATCTCCATTCGTAAGCCCCCATGATCTTATTTTATCCACTGGACTGTGGCTTCAATCGGAAGAAGGGCGCGAAGAGTATCTGCTTCAGCTCATTGGCAGTGAGGCAGCGGGGCTATGTGTGGAGTTTGGTACCAGCATATACGGAATCCCGGAAGAACTGATTGAACTGGCGGACAGGCACCAGTTTCCGCTGATCGTATTTGAGCAACCGGTCCGTTTTGTCGAGATTACACAGGATATTCACTCTCTGCTCATTAATCATCAACATCAGTTGCTGAAAAGTCTGGAAGCATACTCCCGTCAGCTTCAGCAACGAACATTACAGAGTACGGATATGTCTGCTGTGCTGAACCTGCTGTATGAGTACGCTACCAAACCGGTGGTGTACATTTCGTCCATGGAGCCGGGCAGTTTTGTGCCCGAACTTGTTCCGGAGATGGAACAGGCCATCTATACCTGGTATGAGCAGGAGGTAGAACATCTGGATTTGAATGATTCAGATACTGAATTATGGTTCCACATCGACGAAGAGAAGGCTCTGTTGTGTCATCCGGTCGTCTGTTTTGGCCAGGTTTTTTCGGCTGTAGGCATGATTGTGCATCCCGCAGCTCCAGTAGAATATCTCAAGCTGTTGCTCGATTATACGGCGAAGGCGGCGGCAGCGCTCACGCTTCGTTCCCAGTTTCTTGAGGAGAAGATGGTCCGCAATCAGAATGAACTGATCCAGGATCTGATGAGTGGCAACATCCATCAGGAGGAACAGGCTCAGACTCGAATGGGGCTTCGTTTGCTGGTGAAGGGACAGTACTGGTTTGCAGGAGGGGTCATCGAGATTGAGCATCGATTGAAGGGTACAGGCCGGGAGCGAATGGAAGCGAATCATCAGGATGTTCTTGTCCTGCTGCGTTCCCTGCTCAAGAAGAACAATCTGCCTAGCCTGATTATGCTGAAGAACAACCAGGTATATCTGTGCTGTGCGAAGGAAGCGGTAACGGCTGCTGCACGTCATCAACTGCTGCGATTACTGGAAGGGATTGCCCAGGACGTGAAACGGTTTGCCAGTCGTAACTTGAAACAGGTTATGATTCATGTGGGATTTGGCAAGTTACGCAACCGTTTGACCAGCCTGCCAGAGAGCCTTCAGGAGGCCTACCAGGTGATCGAAGTTTCGAGATCGGTAGATTCGATGGAACATGTTCACTTTTATGAACGTATGGGTATATATCAAATGTTAAAGGCGTTACCCCAATCCTTCCTGCAACCCTTTGTCCAGGATCACCTGGGTATGTTGATTGAACATGACCAAACGCATCACCTGCGATTGGTAGAGACGTTGGATGCCTACCTGCAGAACTTTGGTTCCAAGCGGGATGCGGCCGCCCAGTTATTTATTCATCGGCAAACATTGTACAACAGACTGGAGAAGCTGGAAGAACTGATGGGTCCAGGTTACATGGATCAAGAGAGAAGAATCTGTCTGGAGATGGCGTTACTCGCGCACGCGATGATTGAGAAGGGCAGTGGCAATCCTCTTGATGGGGTGATATGA
- the ald gene encoding alanine dehydrogenase, with amino-acid sequence MRIGIPKEIKNNENRVAMTPAGAADFIRAGHQVLIEQGAGIGSGFTDHEYQTAGAEIRIDAKSVWTEADMIIKVKEPLASEYGYFRPGLILFTYLHLAAEPELAKALIKSRVTAIAYETLEVNSALPLLTPMSEVAGRMASQIGAQLLEKTEGGKGILLSGVPGVSRGKVVIIGGGTVGTNAAKIAIGLGADVTILDLNLNRLRQLDDIFGNQIHTLVSSPSNIATAVAAADLLICAVLIPGAKAPTLVSEQVVKTMAPGSVIVDVAIDQGGIVETIDHITTHDEPTYVKHGVVHYAVANMPGAVPRTSTVALTNATMPYALQLANHGAAAAIRGSSSIRSAVNALNGHITYEAVARDLGHAYVPAGQALENTAAVQ; translated from the coding sequence ATGAGAATCGGAATTCCCAAAGAAATCAAGAATAATGAGAATCGTGTAGCAATGACTCCGGCCGGGGCTGCTGATTTCATCAGAGCCGGTCACCAGGTACTGATTGAACAAGGCGCGGGGATCGGCAGTGGATTCACGGATCATGAATATCAAACTGCGGGCGCCGAGATTCGGATTGATGCCAAGTCAGTGTGGACCGAAGCCGATATGATCATCAAGGTGAAAGAACCGCTTGCCAGTGAATATGGATATTTTCGTCCGGGACTGATTCTGTTCACATACCTGCACCTCGCAGCGGAACCAGAGCTTGCCAAAGCCCTTATTAAGAGTCGGGTAACGGCTATTGCGTATGAGACGTTGGAGGTCAACAGCGCTCTCCCCCTGCTAACCCCTATGAGTGAAGTTGCAGGCCGCATGGCCTCCCAAATCGGAGCACAGCTACTGGAGAAAACGGAAGGTGGCAAGGGCATTCTGTTGTCTGGTGTACCCGGCGTCAGTCGGGGGAAAGTGGTCATTATTGGTGGCGGAACGGTGGGAACAAATGCAGCCAAAATTGCTATTGGTCTTGGCGCCGATGTGACCATCCTTGACCTGAATCTGAATCGTCTGCGGCAGTTGGATGATATCTTTGGCAATCAGATCCACACGCTAGTATCCAGCCCGTCCAACATTGCAACAGCTGTTGCGGCGGCAGATCTGTTGATCTGTGCGGTGCTGATTCCGGGCGCCAAGGCGCCAACGCTTGTCAGCGAGCAAGTGGTGAAGACGATGGCACCGGGTTCGGTCATTGTGGATGTGGCGATTGATCAGGGTGGGATCGTTGAGACCATTGATCATATCACAACCCACGATGAACCGACCTATGTGAAACATGGCGTCGTGCATTACGCGGTGGCGAACATGCCAGGCGCCGTGCCGCGTACGTCCACGGTGGCGCTGACCAACGCCACCATGCCTTATGCGCTGCAGCTGGCCAACCACGGTGCAGCCGCCGCGATTCGCGGCAGTTCGTCCATTCGCAGTGCGGTCAACGCGCTGAATGGACATATCACGTATGAGGCGGTTGCCCGGGATCTCGGGCATGCCTATGTTCCTGCGGGTCAGGCGCTGGAGAATACCGCCGCTGTCCAGTAA